The following is a genomic window from Salarias fasciatus chromosome 10, fSalaFa1.1, whole genome shotgun sequence.
TCTCCCTCTCCAGGTAATGTGTTCGTGGTGAGCCTGGCATTTGCTGACCTGGTGGTCGCCTTCTACCCCTACCCCCTTGTTCTCTATGCTCTCTTCCATGACGGATGGGCGCTGGGAGACACACAATGCATGGTAAGAACACTTCACTCGGAGCTTATTTCAGCGTGCCAACGTTGTCCGACTCAAacgctctgctctcctcctcctcctcctcctctctcctcagatCAGCGGTTTCCTTATGGGGCTGAGTGTCATCGGCTCCATCTTCAACATCACCGGGATTGCAGTGAACAGATACTGCTACATCTGTCACTCCTTCTCTTACAGTCGGCTGTACAGCTATCGCAACACTTTGATGTTTGTTGCCTTAATCTGGCTGCTCACAATAGTGGCCATCGTGCCCAATTTCTTCGTTGGCTCCCTGCGCTATGACCCACGGGTCTACTCATGCACCTTCGCCCAGAATGTCAGCAGTTCCTACACAGTGGCGGTCGTAGtggttcacttcctggttcccatCGCAGTGGTTACCTTCTGTTATCTACGCATTTGGGTGCTAGTGATTCAGGTATGTCTGAATTCTCTGCAATGTGGTTTTTAATGTCTTTGCATCTTTTGTTTGCAGGAAATATTCTTTTCAGGCGACATAATGctgttggggaaaaaataaactggCCATGCGAAGAGCTTTAAATAGGACAGAAATCAGACGGGTCAGTGGGAATCAGTGTTCCTGGTTCAGCCAGGTTGAACCTGTAATGTAGAAAATATGGTTGCTTCAAGTTCTGAAACTGACCTTTAATAATTGACCTGTTGCTGCATGAATGAAATTCTCTAAATGCCACAATACGCTTACAAATGATGTCATTCTGCGAGCTTATATCTGTTTGACAGATAACATTTATCGCTATCAAAGTGAGCGCATTTCTAAAACAAACCCTAAAAGAAGCTAAATTTATTCAAAATTTGGAAATATTGTGTTTAAGTTATATTATTATCATCTCTGGTGGGCAGATAGAGGAGTAAGATCCTTTAATGGGTTTTATAAGTGTGAGTTAAATGTGTTTCTGGGTGCGTTTGTggccatttctgtgtttttaaatgtgtgtaaaaCAGTGAGGCACAGGCAGGTTTGCCTTTTCCTTTTCCAGTTTATTACAGTCTGTTTCCATCATTTTCAGGTGCGACGCAAGGTGAAGACCGACGAGAGCCCACGACTCAGACCAAGCGACTTGAGGAATTTCATCACTATGTTTGTGGTATTTGTGCTGTTTGCCATCTGCTGGGCGCCACTTAACCTGATTGGCTTGGCAGTGGCGATAGATCCGTCCCGCGTGGGCCCCCATATCCCGGAGTGGCTCTTTGTGGTGAGCTACTTCATGGCCTACTTCAACAGCTGCTTGAACGCCATCATCT
Proteins encoded in this region:
- the mtnr1bb gene encoding melatonin receptor type 1B-B — its product is MPDALALIKNRTEPRLGQLERTLATEGSARPAWVIAILASVLIFTTVVDVLGNLLVIISVFRNRKLRNSGNVFVVSLAFADLVVAFYPYPLVLYALFHDGWALGDTQCMISGFLMGLSVIGSIFNITGIAVNRYCYICHSFSYSRLYSYRNTLMFVALIWLLTIVAIVPNFFVGSLRYDPRVYSCTFAQNVSSSYTVAVVVVHFLVPIAVVTFCYLRIWVLVIQVRRKVKTDESPRLRPSDLRNFITMFVVFVLFAICWAPLNLIGLAVAIDPSRVGPHIPEWLFVVSYFMAYFNSCLNAIIYGLLNRNFRNEYKRIVTSVWVTRLFVTETSRAATDGRSMRSKQSPPPPLNNNESGRDRVNKE